The proteins below are encoded in one region of Arenibacter algicola:
- a CDS encoding formyl transferase has translation MDINNPSQKIVMICGPGEYPIMVYNYLIENGLQIERLIIEQPVNTQIFLKRRIKKLGVLNVLGQVLNRVLIVPLLKIEATKRLLIIKELGQLNSTPAKNDIISKVPSVNSTECLNILQQLNPEVVVVVNTRILGNKTLTSIQGKFINIHAGITPNYRGWHGGYWALVNNDSANCGTTIHLVDNGIDTGGVLYQKKINPTNQDNYYTYPFLQLIAGLPILKKAIKDILNENYEIKIWNKNHEGNLYYHPTIWEYISNRLNKKVK, from the coding sequence ATGGATATCAATAATCCGTCCCAAAAAATAGTAATGATTTGTGGCCCTGGAGAGTATCCTATAATGGTGTACAACTATTTAATTGAAAACGGCCTTCAAATTGAGCGGCTAATTATTGAGCAACCTGTAAATACTCAAATTTTTCTAAAGCGAAGAATTAAAAAATTAGGTGTATTAAATGTTCTAGGTCAAGTCTTAAATCGCGTACTAATTGTTCCCCTACTAAAAATAGAGGCAACAAAAAGATTGCTAATAATCAAGGAATTGGGGCAACTTAATAGCACACCTGCTAAAAATGACATTATCTCAAAAGTCCCATCTGTCAATTCCACGGAATGTTTAAATATCTTACAACAACTAAATCCAGAGGTGGTAGTAGTTGTTAATACCAGAATTTTGGGTAATAAAACCTTAACTTCCATCCAAGGAAAATTTATTAATATTCATGCGGGGATTACACCAAACTACAGAGGATGGCATGGTGGATACTGGGCTCTTGTAAATAACGATAGTGCCAATTGTGGAACTACAATTCACTTGGTTGATAATGGGATAGATACAGGAGGCGTGTTGTACCAAAAAAAAATCAACCCAACAAATCAAGATAATTACTACACCTATCCATTTCTTCAACTTATTGCCGGTTTACCAATTTTAAAAAAAGCGATTAAAGATATATTAAATGAAAATTATGAAATAAAAATATGGAATAAAAATCATGAAGGAAACTTATATTACCACCCAACTATTTGGGAATACATTTCTAATCGGTTAAATAAAAAAGTTAAGTAA
- a CDS encoding GNAT family N-acetyltransferase has protein sequence MIDNPFLSDTFTKIWLRHFNQDKPTYSFPCFNPLSFVKSSRWPIYVNTGKNYTKGISYSLFDDRTEGVENKVFLIYDVPTFLDLELNSSNTKLKLTKILQYPGYLVDLGNYTDFNQYFSTSFSKSSRYKLNKYKKRLESCFDISYKMYYGAIDPDQYRTIFVYFKQLLEKRFLDKGTTNNNLDPKEWNFYTEVAYPMILEKKASLFVIYNGDTPIGVTLNYFSDTIVFDAITVFDIDYEKFHLGSVTIMKLIEWSINQKFKYFDFSKGYFDYKKRWATKEYYFEYHLYYDKSSIISIVLGNTIALYFNLKQYFRDKNLNAKIHKLTFWFRNLQVKKNERERYLSIPIEGEMNLEKFIEINRDSDEWQDLKSNIFEFLYLNNSSEKDLKVKKSTLDKNRFVLECKDKRVILTMSKSN, from the coding sequence ATGATCGACAATCCGTTTCTTTCGGATACTTTCACAAAGATTTGGTTAAGACATTTCAACCAAGATAAGCCCACTTATTCTTTTCCATGTTTTAACCCATTATCCTTCGTCAAATCTTCTAGGTGGCCTATCTATGTCAATACCGGTAAAAATTATACCAAAGGAATCTCCTATTCACTTTTTGATGACCGGACTGAAGGAGTAGAAAACAAAGTTTTTTTAATTTATGATGTCCCAACATTCCTGGATTTGGAATTGAATAGTTCCAACACTAAATTAAAACTAACTAAAATACTACAATACCCTGGTTATTTGGTAGATCTTGGGAATTACACGGATTTTAACCAATACTTTTCAACCTCATTTAGCAAAAGTTCCAGATACAAACTGAACAAATACAAAAAACGGCTGGAGAGTTGTTTTGATATTTCATATAAAATGTATTATGGCGCCATAGATCCCGATCAATACAGGACCATTTTTGTGTATTTTAAGCAACTATTGGAAAAACGATTTTTGGACAAAGGTACTACCAACAATAATCTAGACCCAAAGGAATGGAACTTTTATACCGAGGTGGCATATCCAATGATCCTTGAAAAGAAAGCCTCACTTTTTGTAATTTATAATGGGGATACCCCCATTGGTGTAACCTTAAACTATTTTTCAGATACTATTGTTTTCGACGCTATAACCGTTTTTGATATTGATTATGAAAAGTTTCATTTGGGATCGGTTACTATTATGAAGCTTATTGAATGGTCCATAAATCAAAAGTTTAAATATTTTGATTTCTCAAAGGGTTATTTCGACTATAAAAAAAGATGGGCTACTAAGGAGTATTATTTTGAATATCACCTGTATTACGATAAATCATCTATAATATCAATTGTATTAGGTAATACCATAGCATTATATTTTAATCTTAAACAATATTTCAGGGATAAGAATCTGAATGCCAAAATTCATAAGTTGACTTTTTGGTTTAGAAACCTACAAGTCAAGAAGAATGAAAGGGAAAGGTACCTGTCTATACCCATAGAGGGTGAGATGAATTTGGAAAAATTTATTGAAATAAACAGGGATAGTGATGAATGGCAGGATTTAAAGTCCAATATTTTTGAGTTTTTATATCTGAACAACTCATCTGAAAAAGATTTGAAGGTCAAAAAAAGTACTCTGGATAAAAACAGATTTGTACTCGAGTGTAAAGACAAGAGGGTGATTCTCACTATGTCAAAATCCAATTAG
- a CDS encoding peptidoglycan bridge formation glycyltransferase FemA/FemB family protein, with translation MPHISIVEKKGEWDDLVASFEHSDFYHTYDYHIITKNNNDRPILIKYIEEDKTIALPLLIREIPGSSFKDATSVYGYAGPLTKNLGVTYDNLHFRTLLQNFFLKINIVAIFSRLNPFIPLQSTVLENLGKISIAGKIVNIDLTQDLETQKKCYNRRLKSYINKSRNHYTAKSATTDSEIIAFIDLYYENMSRVNATKGYFFSRDYFFNLFNCSDFKTEVLIAEDNKSKRIIAGAMFIKKNNIVQYHLSGASEDFLHLNPIKMLIDEMRIKATKENFKYLNLGGGLGSSEDSLFRFKSGFSKNFKEFKLWKYIVNDSVYTELTIRNQQGLHSSNNDNINAYFPAYRWEGQA, from the coding sequence ATGCCGCACATTAGCATTGTAGAAAAGAAAGGGGAATGGGATGACTTGGTAGCATCCTTTGAACATTCGGACTTCTATCATACTTATGATTACCACATAATAACTAAAAATAATAACGATCGCCCCATACTCATTAAGTATATTGAGGAAGATAAAACAATTGCATTGCCTTTATTGATAAGGGAAATCCCCGGTTCTTCATTTAAGGATGCAACTTCTGTTTACGGTTATGCTGGGCCATTGACCAAAAACCTGGGTGTTACATACGACAACCTTCATTTTAGGACACTACTACAGAATTTTTTTCTTAAAATTAATATAGTTGCAATTTTTTCGCGATTAAATCCATTTATTCCTTTACAGTCCACGGTCTTGGAAAATCTTGGCAAAATTTCCATTGCTGGAAAAATTGTGAATATAGATCTAACCCAGGATCTTGAGACACAAAAGAAATGTTATAATCGTAGACTTAAATCCTATATCAACAAATCCAGAAATCATTATACAGCAAAATCAGCCACCACCGATAGTGAAATTATTGCGTTTATCGACTTGTATTATGAAAATATGAGCCGAGTAAATGCAACAAAAGGTTACTTCTTTAGCCGTGATTACTTCTTTAATCTTTTTAATTGTAGTGATTTTAAAACCGAAGTCCTAATTGCAGAAGACAATAAATCCAAGAGAATTATTGCAGGCGCCATGTTTATAAAAAAAAATAATATTGTTCAATATCATTTATCAGGGGCTTCTGAGGATTTTCTACATTTAAACCCAATTAAAATGCTTATTGACGAAATGCGCATTAAGGCCACCAAAGAAAATTTTAAATACCTAAATTTGGGTGGGGGCTTAGGAAGCAGTGAAGATTCACTATTTCGCTTTAAGTCTGGATTTTCCAAAAATTTTAAAGAATTCAAGTTATGGAAATACATAGTAAATGATTCTGTCTACACAGAGCTGACCATTCGGAACCAACAAGGGCTACACTCTTCCAATAACGACAATATAAACGCCTATTTCCCGGCATATAGATGGGAAGGTCAGGCATAA
- a CDS encoding class I adenylate-forming enzyme family protein, with amino-acid sequence MNVFDYLFASTQNLEKDFVLGPKETISYKKLHEDSLKVAAYLKHNIGEDRNVILISPNSVFFITAYLGILKSGNVCVPLNFAIEQENLDFIVKATDCTTVFMAKSLQSQQQVANGVQPFDETALGEIINSQESVFFDPKFDKNRLAEIIFTSGSTGTPKGVMISHQNVIANTQSIIEYLSLSSKDVIGVVLPFFYCYGLSLLHTHLRVGGSIVLNNSFIFLGSVINDLKKYKCTGFAGVPSHFQILLKKSKNFKNTDFPDLRYVTQAGGKLHNIFIDEFVEAFPKIEFFVMYGQTEATARLSYLPPSMIRKKKGSIGKGIPGVSLKIVNNYGHVVNSGEEGELMAKGENIMIGYYKDPEETKKAIIDGWLCTGDIAVADNDGYLYLMARKKEIIKVGGKRVSPKEIEEVILSVSEVVDCTISGVEDDILGEAIKAVIVLNGPMDQQAMKDKILLRCSEKLSLYKIPQQIEFESNISVNSTGKKIKK; translated from the coding sequence ATGAATGTTTTTGATTATTTATTTGCCTCAACACAAAATCTTGAAAAGGATTTTGTGTTGGGACCTAAAGAAACAATTTCATATAAAAAACTTCATGAAGATAGTTTAAAGGTTGCCGCGTATCTAAAACACAATATAGGCGAAGATCGAAACGTAATTTTGATCAGTCCCAACTCAGTTTTTTTCATTACCGCTTACCTCGGTATACTTAAATCCGGCAACGTTTGTGTGCCTCTTAATTTCGCAATTGAGCAGGAAAATTTGGATTTTATTGTAAAGGCTACGGATTGTACCACTGTTTTTATGGCCAAGAGCTTACAATCCCAACAACAAGTGGCAAACGGTGTACAACCTTTTGATGAAACTGCCCTTGGCGAAATTATCAACAGCCAGGAATCCGTTTTCTTCGATCCTAAATTTGATAAAAATAGGTTGGCGGAAATTATTTTTACCTCTGGATCAACAGGGACACCAAAAGGGGTCATGATCAGTCATCAAAATGTTATAGCCAATACCCAATCAATAATTGAATACTTGAGCCTATCATCCAAGGACGTAATTGGAGTTGTTTTACCCTTTTTTTATTGTTATGGTCTTTCCTTGTTACATACCCATTTACGGGTGGGAGGATCTATAGTGTTAAATAACAGCTTTATTTTTTTAGGGTCGGTAATAAATGACTTAAAAAAATATAAATGTACAGGGTTTGCCGGAGTTCCTAGCCATTTCCAAATTTTGCTAAAAAAGTCCAAAAATTTCAAGAATACTGATTTTCCCGATCTAAGGTATGTTACACAGGCCGGAGGCAAATTACACAATATTTTTATTGACGAATTTGTCGAAGCCTTTCCCAAAATTGAATTTTTTGTCATGTACGGACAAACCGAAGCAACGGCACGTTTATCTTATTTACCGCCAAGTATGATCCGTAAAAAAAAGGGATCTATTGGTAAAGGTATCCCAGGTGTATCATTAAAAATTGTAAATAATTATGGGCACGTGGTTAATTCTGGAGAAGAAGGAGAACTAATGGCGAAAGGGGAAAATATTATGATAGGATATTATAAAGATCCGGAGGAAACCAAAAAAGCCATAATAGATGGATGGCTTTGTACTGGGGATATCGCCGTTGCCGACAACGATGGCTACCTTTATCTTATGGCCCGTAAAAAGGAAATTATTAAAGTAGGTGGAAAGCGCGTTAGCCCTAAGGAGATAGAAGAGGTTATTCTGTCCGTTTCGGAGGTAGTGGATTGCACCATTTCTGGCGTTGAAGATGATATACTAGGGGAGGCAATAAAAGCTGTTATTGTGCTTAACGGCCCGATGGACCAACAAGCAATGAAGGATAAAATCCTACTGAGGTGTTCTGAGAAATTATCACTATATAAGATCCCCCAACAAATTGAATTCGAGAGTAATATATCGGTTAATTCTACCGGTAAGAAAATAAAAAAATAA
- the nadE gene encoding NAD(+) synthase, translating into MKPFSKDILHIENIDEVCNNIIAKLKTDVAQKLQRRGAVIGISGGIDSSVCMALSAKAFGPQNVTAIMLPEQDSSDDSKNLALKLANKFNVKTLEENITKALDGFGCYERRDEAIANVITNFDPKVDKAKIEIKQNIGQNIPAIFSITVIKPNGEVISKLLPAKEYLQIVASTNFKQRSRMSMLYYHAERLHCAVIGTPNKHEVEQGFFVKYGDGGADVMPIGHLYKTQVYQLAKHLGVPQEIIDRTPTTDTYTAEQTQEDFFYQMPFKEMDLVWYGWENNYPAEEVGKVMGKTTQEIENIYKSFERKKKTTEYLRMKPIF; encoded by the coding sequence ATGAAACCATTTTCAAAAGACATTCTACACATTGAAAACATTGATGAAGTTTGCAATAATATCATCGCCAAATTAAAGACAGACGTCGCCCAAAAATTACAGCGTAGAGGAGCCGTGATAGGCATAAGCGGTGGCATCGATTCATCTGTTTGTATGGCCTTATCGGCGAAAGCTTTTGGTCCGCAGAACGTAACAGCTATAATGTTGCCCGAGCAAGATTCCAGTGATGACAGTAAAAATCTTGCCTTGAAACTAGCAAATAAATTCAATGTTAAAACATTGGAAGAAAACATTACAAAAGCTCTTGACGGATTTGGTTGTTATGAAAGAAGGGACGAGGCTATTGCCAACGTAATAACCAATTTTGACCCAAAAGTGGATAAAGCCAAAATTGAGATCAAGCAAAATATAGGTCAAAACATTCCAGCTATATTTTCTATTACTGTTATAAAGCCCAATGGGGAAGTAATCAGCAAGTTGCTACCTGCCAAGGAATATCTGCAAATTGTTGCCTCCACCAACTTTAAACAACGCAGCAGGATGTCCATGTTATACTATCATGCCGAAAGACTTCATTGTGCCGTTATTGGAACACCAAACAAGCACGAGGTTGAACAAGGTTTTTTTGTAAAGTACGGTGATGGTGGTGCAGATGTAATGCCAATTGGACACTTATATAAAACACAGGTATATCAGTTGGCCAAACACTTGGGTGTTCCTCAGGAAATAATTGATAGAACCCCAACTACCGATACCTATACCGCAGAACAGACTCAGGAAGACTTTTTCTACCAAATGCCATTTAAGGAAATGGATCTAGTATGGTACGGTTGGGAGAATAATTATCCAGCAGAAGAAGTTGGAAAGGTAATGGGCAAAACGACCCAAGAAATCGAAAATATTTATAAGAGTTTTGAAAGAAAGAAAAAAACCACTGAATATTTGAGAATGAAACCAATATTCTAA
- the asnB gene encoding asparagine synthase (glutamine-hydrolyzing) → MCGIAGFYNFQTGKQDQPTATLRRMLTRIKHRGPDQSGVYLTNSVGLGSVRLSIVDLSSGTMPISNFDDSLWIVFNGEIFNHIELRQELESKNHKFKTHSDTEVIVHLYEEYGPEFVHKLNGQFAIAIWDKNKEELFLARDRVGIRPLYYTEVGDSFVFASEIKSMLEFPGFKPKLSPMAVSEYFTFWTSISPGTAFEGIFEVPPGSYMTINKHSKNITSYWELPLYKPGEYKYTKVEEAAKEFERIFSDAVRLRLRADVQVAAYLSGGLDSSVTTSFIKSISPDNLQTFSIGFTEKDYDESSYQSIAADYFKTQHSSVVCGPNDIANNFKEVVWHSEAPLLRTAPTPMSLLAKSVRDQNIKVVITGEGADELLGGYNIFKETKIRRFWAKDPTSKYRPLLLKKLYPYLPQMNNANNNVLKMFFGYKLKETSSPIYSHLLRWNNTSRINNYLTKEYREAIGDYNPINIIEQKFSEKLNGLDSLAKAQWLELNIFMSGYLLSSQGDRMGMANSIEGRYPFLDHRVIEFCMGLHPDLKLNGLNEKYLLKKLMKDRLPDVILNRPKQAYRAPIRSSFVSDNLPAYLKDMLSEKAIVQAGIFNPDHVNQLLNKMKSKNQVSEIDNMAITAILSTQILNDLFINRSIQELNEDELVELDKIILDF, encoded by the coding sequence ATGTGCGGTATCGCCGGTTTCTATAATTTCCAAACTGGTAAGCAGGATCAGCCAACCGCTACGCTGCGCCGAATGCTTACGCGTATCAAACATAGGGGGCCAGACCAAAGTGGGGTATACCTGACCAACTCCGTTGGTTTGGGAAGTGTTAGATTAAGCATTGTGGATTTGAGTAGTGGTACTATGCCAATTTCCAATTTTGACGATTCATTATGGATTGTCTTTAACGGTGAAATATTCAATCATATTGAATTGAGGCAGGAACTTGAATCTAAAAACCATAAATTTAAAACCCATAGTGATACCGAGGTAATTGTTCATTTATACGAGGAATATGGGCCAGAATTCGTCCATAAACTAAACGGTCAATTTGCCATTGCCATTTGGGATAAAAATAAAGAGGAATTGTTTTTGGCGAGAGATAGGGTTGGCATTAGGCCGCTTTATTATACCGAGGTGGGAGATTCATTTGTTTTTGCCTCTGAAATTAAGAGTATGTTGGAATTTCCAGGTTTTAAACCAAAACTTTCACCTATGGCCGTTTCGGAATATTTCACATTCTGGACTTCTATTTCCCCGGGTACTGCTTTTGAAGGTATTTTTGAAGTTCCTCCTGGAAGTTACATGACTATCAACAAACATTCCAAAAACATCACATCTTATTGGGAATTGCCCTTATACAAACCCGGTGAATACAAGTATACCAAAGTTGAAGAAGCAGCTAAGGAATTTGAAAGAATTTTTTCCGATGCCGTAAGACTGCGGTTAAGGGCAGACGTGCAAGTAGCGGCATATCTTAGTGGAGGTCTGGATTCCAGTGTAACAACCTCTTTTATTAAAAGTATATCCCCTGATAACTTACAAACCTTTTCCATTGGGTTTACAGAAAAAGATTATGACGAATCCTCCTATCAAAGTATAGCAGCCGACTATTTTAAAACGCAGCATTCCAGTGTAGTTTGTGGTCCAAATGACATTGCCAATAACTTTAAAGAGGTAGTTTGGCATTCAGAAGCGCCTTTACTGCGCACCGCTCCTACTCCAATGAGTCTATTGGCCAAAAGTGTGCGCGACCAAAATATTAAGGTTGTCATAACTGGTGAAGGTGCTGACGAACTTTTGGGCGGTTACAATATATTTAAGGAAACTAAAATCAGGCGATTTTGGGCAAAGGACCCCACATCAAAATATCGTCCACTTTTGCTAAAGAAATTGTACCCCTACTTGCCCCAAATGAACAATGCGAACAACAATGTCCTTAAAATGTTCTTCGGGTACAAACTTAAAGAAACCTCCTCCCCTATCTATTCACACTTATTAAGATGGAACAACACCTCTAGAATTAATAATTATTTAACCAAGGAATACAGGGAGGCCATAGGTGACTACAATCCAATAAATATCATTGAACAAAAATTTAGCGAAAAACTTAACGGCCTTGATTCTTTGGCCAAAGCACAGTGGTTAGAGCTAAATATATTCATGTCGGGCTACCTTTTATCATCTCAAGGCGATAGGATGGGCATGGCAAATTCCATTGAGGGAAGGTATCCATTTTTAGATCACAGGGTGATAGAATTTTGTATGGGCTTACATCCCGATTTAAAGCTTAATGGGCTAAACGAAAAGTATCTCTTAAAAAAATTAATGAAAGATCGCTTACCCGATGTTATTTTAAACCGGCCCAAGCAAGCCTATAGGGCTCCCATACGTAGTTCGTTTGTTTCCGACAACCTGCCAGCCTACCTTAAAGACATGCTTTCCGAAAAGGCAATTGTACAGGCGGGAATATTTAATCCAGATCACGTAAACCAGTTGCTTAACAAAATGAAAAGTAAAAATCAAGTATCGGAAATAGACAATATGGCGATTACCGCAATTTTGTCTACACAAATACTAAATGACCTTTTCATAAACAGATCTATACAAGAATTAAACGAAGATGAACTCGTTGAACTCGACAAGATCATATTAGACTTTTAA
- a CDS encoding acyl carrier protein gives MITQIETKGKIKDYIINATLSDNKAIADDTLIFETGLLDSMGLLFLIEYLKEEFNVEVSDEELLPENFESVNSIIKFIEGKL, from the coding sequence ATGATAACACAAATTGAAACCAAGGGTAAAATAAAGGATTACATAATCAACGCTACCCTATCCGACAACAAGGCCATTGCTGATGATACATTAATTTTTGAAACCGGTCTATTAGATTCTATGGGACTATTATTCCTTATTGAGTATTTGAAAGAAGAATTTAACGTTGAAGTGAGTGATGAAGAGCTATTACCGGAAAATTTTGAATCTGTCAACAGTATTATAAAGTTCATTGAAGGCAAACTATAA
- a CDS encoding glycosyltransferase family 4 protein, with protein sequence MNKKVSICLVGSEDAHKRIGLAQCLIRNNFDVTILGTKDYAYPEGIRYLGYNLNRKFNPISDFKTILAYRRILKSNNFDIVQTFDTKPAFILPFATFGLKSKIIRTITGMGTIFMSNALKFKIFRIFYKTCHFLVRGRVYHTTFQNEDDRKYFIDNKLVNTSNSSLIYGSGIELTNSKERTINKDRDFTFICVSRLVYEKGIINYLEAAKICRDNNHRFKFLLVGPLEEESKRLNLQIVEQYSNVVDWLGPRKDVQELMLDSDAFVLPTFREGFSRVLLEASALGLPSITTDVPGTNEIIRHLQEGLHIEVDNSEDLANAMIQLASDREFAAELGKNARLHVKQFSLDVISDKYIELYKKAI encoded by the coding sequence ATGAATAAAAAAGTAAGTATTTGTTTGGTTGGAAGTGAGGATGCCCATAAGAGAATAGGGTTGGCGCAGTGTTTAATTCGCAATAATTTTGATGTAACCATTTTGGGGACCAAGGATTATGCTTATCCTGAAGGTATTCGTTATTTAGGTTATAATTTAAATAGAAAATTTAATCCCATTTCCGACTTTAAGACCATTTTGGCATATAGAAGAATTCTTAAAAGCAATAACTTTGACATTGTCCAGACATTTGATACGAAACCGGCCTTTATCCTACCGTTCGCAACATTTGGCCTTAAATCCAAAATAATTAGGACGATTACGGGCATGGGTACCATCTTTATGTCCAATGCCCTAAAATTTAAAATATTTAGAATTTTTTATAAAACGTGTCATTTTCTGGTTAGGGGCAGAGTGTACCATACCACATTTCAAAATGAAGACGATAGAAAGTATTTTATAGATAATAAGTTGGTCAATACTTCCAATAGTTCCTTAATTTACGGCAGTGGCATAGAGCTTACCAATAGTAAGGAAAGAACGATAAATAAGGATAGGGATTTTACTTTCATATGTGTGTCAAGATTGGTCTATGAAAAGGGAATTATTAATTATTTGGAAGCGGCAAAAATTTGTAGGGACAACAATCACAGGTTTAAATTTTTATTGGTAGGTCCATTGGAAGAAGAGTCTAAAAGATTAAATTTACAGATTGTTGAACAGTACAGCAATGTTGTTGATTGGTTGGGCCCAAGAAAGGATGTTCAAGAATTAATGCTGGATTCGGATGCATTTGTCCTGCCTACTTTTAGAGAGGGATTTTCCAGAGTGTTATTGGAAGCTTCTGCTTTGGGGTTGCCCAGTATTACGACCGATGTTCCTGGAACGAATGAAATTATCAGACATTTACAAGAAGGCCTCCATATTGAAGTGGATAATTCGGAGGATTTGGCAAACGCCATGATCCAATTAGCTTCGGATAGGGAATTTGCGGCTGAGTTGGGAAAAAACGCAAGGCTGCATGTTAAGCAATTTAGTTTGGACGTTATTAGTGATAAGTATATAGAATTATATAAAAAAGCAATATGA
- a CDS encoding DegT/DnrJ/EryC1/StrS family aminotransferase produces MKIPFSPPFINESVKNEVLDSLESGWITTGPKVKKLEGQICELTKAPQVLCVNSWTSGALLMLKWFGVQPEDEVIIPAYTYSATALAVIHAHAKPVMVDVSDDDFNISLEAIEKAITNKTKVIFPVDIAGWPCDYRQINELVRQKKQLFQADNEIQETLGRILVVSDAAHSIGAEYEGKQTGVLTDVTIFSLHAVKNVTTAEGGAICLNLPLPFNNEELYNTLRCYSLNGQTKDAFTKSKAGAWSYDIIYPGLKINMPDVLAAIGIGQMESYTSMALPERIRIFEDYNDHFSNKDWAITPQYKSNIKRSSCHIYALRIEGINEDERDQIITLIANFDVAVNVHFKPLPLLSLFKEMGYSINDYPNAYKQYANEISLPIYPQLSKEDIAYVIKVVCESVEQVLYAQEKL; encoded by the coding sequence ATGAAAATTCCATTTTCTCCCCCCTTTATCAATGAATCTGTAAAAAATGAGGTATTGGATTCTCTTGAATCCGGGTGGATTACTACCGGTCCTAAAGTGAAAAAATTGGAGGGCCAGATATGTGAACTAACAAAGGCTCCACAAGTTCTATGTGTAAATTCGTGGACCTCCGGTGCTTTGCTAATGCTAAAATGGTTTGGGGTGCAACCAGAGGATGAGGTTATTATCCCGGCCTATACTTATTCTGCTACGGCACTTGCTGTCATACATGCCCACGCCAAACCGGTAATGGTGGATGTCTCTGATGATGATTTCAACATATCCTTGGAAGCAATTGAAAAAGCTATAACCAATAAAACCAAGGTGATATTTCCTGTTGATATAGCAGGGTGGCCTTGCGACTATCGCCAAATTAATGAATTGGTTCGTCAAAAAAAGCAATTATTTCAGGCCGATAACGAAATTCAGGAGACTTTGGGCAGAATCTTGGTGGTATCGGATGCGGCCCATTCCATTGGGGCAGAGTATGAAGGCAAACAGACCGGAGTGTTGACAGATGTTACCATATTTTCACTTCATGCAGTAAAAAATGTTACTACTGCGGAAGGCGGGGCAATATGTTTAAATTTACCACTTCCATTTAACAATGAGGAATTGTACAATACACTAAGATGCTATTCCTTAAATGGTCAAACAAAAGATGCCTTTACAAAGAGTAAGGCCGGGGCATGGAGTTACGATATTATTTATCCAGGTTTAAAAATAAATATGCCCGATGTATTGGCAGCTATAGGAATAGGTCAAATGGAAAGTTATACTAGTATGGCACTCCCGGAAAGAATAAGAATTTTTGAAGATTACAATGATCATTTCTCCAATAAGGATTGGGCAATTACTCCTCAATATAAATCCAATATCAAACGTTCCTCGTGCCATATATATGCGTTACGGATCGAAGGAATAAACGAGGATGAGCGTGATCAAATCATAACACTTATTGCCAACTTTGATGTTGCTGTAAACGTTCACTTCAAACCACTGCCATTGCTTTCCTTATTCAAGGAAATGGGTTATTCTATTAACGACTATCCAAATGCCTACAAGCAATATGCCAATGAAATATCCTTGCCAATTTATCCACAATTATCCAAAGAGGACATTGCCTATGTCATTAAGGTGGTGTGTGAATCCGTAGAACAAGTGCTTTATGCTCAAGAGAAGCTTTGA
- a CDS encoding sugar transferase, protein MLKRSFDILSSGLGLLLISPILLIVSLAITLSSKGGVFYKQSRVGLNGVNFNILKFRTMFTGSDKKGLLTVGDRDPRVTPVGYYLRKYKLDELPQLINVLLGDMSLVGPRPEVSKYVNLYSKEDRVVLSIKPGITDYASIYFRNENEILNSSSNPEKKYIEEVMPLKLELNKKYIREKGLLTDLKIIFMTLKSIFHKNENSVT, encoded by the coding sequence ATGCTCAAGAGAAGCTTTGATATACTAAGTTCCGGTCTAGGCCTATTACTTATTTCCCCCATCCTGTTAATTGTTTCACTGGCCATAACATTATCTTCCAAAGGTGGTGTTTTTTATAAACAAAGTAGGGTAGGTTTAAATGGTGTAAACTTTAATATTTTGAAGTTTAGGACCATGTTTACAGGTTCGGATAAAAAAGGACTTTTAACGGTTGGTGATCGCGATCCCAGAGTTACTCCCGTAGGGTATTATCTTAGAAAATACAAATTGGATGAATTGCCCCAATTGATCAATGTCCTTTTAGGTGATATGAGTCTGGTAGGTCCCAGGCCCGAAGTTTCAAAGTATGTAAATTTATATTCCAAGGAGGATAGGGTTGTTCTTTCCATTAAACCGGGAATTACCGATTATGCTTCTATTTACTTTAGAAATGAAAACGAAATTTTAAATTCGTCCAGTAATCCTGAGAAAAAATATATTGAAGAAGTAATGCCATTGAAATTGGAATTGAACAAAAAATATATTAGGGAAAAGGGCTTGTTGACCGATTTGAAAATCATATTTATGACCTTAAAATCGATATTCCATAAGAATGAAAATTCCGTTACTTAA